The Streptomyces nigra genome includes the window CGGACATCCTCCCGGAGGTCTTCCAGCTCGGCGCCGACGGCTTCCCGACCGTCGCCCAGGCCATGGTGCCGCGCTACGCGGAGGCCAAGGCCCTGCGGGCGGTGCGGCGTTGCCCGGCGCTCGCCCTGCGGATCGAGGAGGACACCCGGGGGCAGGCCCCGTCGCGCAACAACCTGCCGGTGCTGTCCCAGGGCCGCGAGGGCCGGGGCCGGCGCGCACTGGGCCGCTGAAGGGCCTTAGAGGGGCCGTGGAACGCGTGTGGAGGGGCCGTCCGATCCGGACGGCCCCTTCGTGCGTCTCCCGCGCCTCCCGGGCAACGACGCCCGCACCACGCGCACATGAAAAAGATCCCCCGGGTCTCATCGACCCGGGGGATCTCACTGTGGAGCTAAGGAGAATTGAACTCCTGACCTCCTGCATGCCATGCAGGCGCTCTACCAACTGAGCTATAGCCCCTTGCTCGGTCCGCCCGATCTCCCCGGCGGCGACGCCAACATTACCGGTCGACGGGGCGCTCCACCAAATCCATTACCCTCCTGCCCGATATGTCCACCCATGTCGGATTACCTGACAGTTGAGGGACCCCCAGGACGGACCCCTGGAAGCAGGGCACCACCGTCACGCCGTGACGAAGGAGTAGAAGCGCTTGAGCGTGCAGTGCTCCTCGAGCAGACGCCCGTAGATCGGCTCCCCTTCGAGCTCACGGTAGGTCTCGATGGGGTCGCCTTTTATGATCAGCGCCCGCGCGCATTCCTCGCACCAGTACTGGTAGTCGGGGTTCACCGGTTCCATGTCACGGACGATCGGCGTTCCGCTGCCACACCAGTCGCACTTTCGCCTGTGTGCACCCATCGATCAGCTCCAGCTGTGGCCGCAGGCCGTGCACACGTAGGAGATTCCGCCGTTGTCCCCGAGAAGCTGGGCGACGTGGCCGGAACCGCAGGAAGGGCAGCTGAGGCGGATGATGGTGTCCCGTGCCAATGCCGTCTCGAAGAGGTGACCGACCTCTCCGAGGATGCTCGCAGGCATCACTGCTCCCTCCCGTCGGGACGCGCCCCCTTCCGGCCGTCTGATTCTGCCACGGCCGGGCCAATACGGTCAGCGACGCCTCAGTACCAGTCCGGACACGGCGGCCCCGTCGGCGTACGGGACCGCGCGTCCACCGCGCCTGGACGCCTCCTCAGAGGTATACGCCTGCGGGGCCCAAGTCACTCAAGCCGGACCGGAACAGTTCCCGCGGGATCTCGTCCCGTGCGAACCGGCCCCGCGCCGGAGGACGTTGGTCCGGGCACCCGTGCCGGATACCAGAAGATCCCGCCGATCGGATCGATCGGCGGGATCTTGTTGTCTCGCTGTGGAGCTAAGGAGAATTGAACTCCTGACCTCCTGCATGCCATGCAGGCGCTCTACCAACTGAGCTATAGCCCCTTGTCGCTGTTCTTCCCGCTCAGCGGGGCGAACAAGAAGAACTTTAGCCTGCGACCTGCCGGAAAGTGAAATCCGGGTCCCGGGCCGCCCCGGCCGGGACCGTCGGCGTCCGTCCTCGGCGTCAGTCGTCGTCGCCGAGCACCGGCTCCGGCAGGGTGCCGGCGTTGTGCTCCAGCAGACGCCAGCCGCGGGCGCCCTCTCCGAGGACGGACCAGCAGCAGTTCGACAGCCCGCCCAGGCTCTCCCAGTGGTGCGGCTCGAGCCCCAGGAGGCGGCCGATGGTCGTACGGAGCGTGCCGCCGTGGCTGACCACGACGAGCGTGCCGTCCGCGGGGAGCTTCTCGGCGTGGCGCAGCACGACCGGGGCGGCGCGGTCGGCCACCTCGGTCTCCAGCTCGCCGCCGCCGCGGCGGACCGGCTCACCGCGCTTCCACGCGGCGTACTCCTCGCCGTACCGGGCGATGATCTCCTCGTGCGTCAGCCCCTGCCAGACACCCGCGTAGGTCTCGCGCAGGGACTCGTCGTGGGTGACGTCAAGGCCGGTGAGCACCGCCAGCTCGGCGGCGGTGCGGGCGGCGCGCATCAGGTCGGAGGCGATGATCGCGTCCGGCTTGAGGCCGGCGAGCAGCCGGGCGGCACGGCGGGCCTGGGAGACGCCGACCTCGGTGAGGTCGACGTCCGTGGAGCCCTGGAAGCGGCGCTCCACGTTCCACGAGGTCTGGCCGTGCCGCCACAGGATGAGGCGGCGCCCCCGGCCGGGACGACCGGCGGTCACCTCACCGGTGGCGCTCACCGCCACTCACCGTCCAGCTCGGCGGCCTCCTCCGCGGCCTGGAGCTTGGCGTGCTCGGCCGCCTTGCCGCGGGTGGCCTTGGCGTCGTCGGGAAGGTCGAGCTCGGGGCAGTCCTTCCACAGGCGCTC containing:
- a CDS encoding histidine phosphatase family protein, which translates into the protein MSATGEVTAGRPGRGRRLILWRHGQTSWNVERRFQGSTDVDLTEVGVSQARRAARLLAGLKPDAIIASDLMRAARTAAELAVLTGLDVTHDESLRETYAGVWQGLTHEEIIARYGEEYAAWKRGEPVRRGGGELETEVADRAAPVVLRHAEKLPADGTLVVVSHGGTLRTTIGRLLGLEPHHWESLGGLSNCCWSVLGEGARGWRLLEHNAGTLPEPVLGDDD